The DNA window ACGGTTGCGGCCCACTCCGGAGGGCATCTTCCTCGATCTGCAGGTGATGGATCCCTCCGACGCGAAGACTGATCGGCTGCTCGGGGAGCTGAAAGGCGCGGGCTGGTCACCGCTCGACTGGTCGCCGGACGACCGCAAAATCCTCGTGGGGGAGTACATCTCCATCAACGAAAGCTATCTGTGGTTGGTCGATGCGGCGAGCGGCGAGAAGACGTTGCTCACGCCCAAGGGTGGCGCCGAAAAAGTGGCCTACAGCGGCGGACAGTTCAGCAAAGATGGCAAGGGCATCTACGTTACCACTGACAAGGATTCCGAATTCCAGCGGCTGGCCTACGTTGATCTGGCCACGAAGGCGCACACCTACCTGACCCGCCACATCAATTGGGACGTGGAGGATTTTGACCTCTCGCCGGATGGGAAGACACTCGCCTTCATCACCAACGAGGACGGGCTCAGCGTTTTGCGTCTGCTCGACACCGCGACCGGCAAAGAGAAACCCGTGCCCAGGCTCCCCATCGGCGTGATCGCGGGACTCCGTTGGCACGAGAACGGGAGGGACCTCGGCTTCGCTCTTTCCTCCGCCCGCTCCACCGCCGACGTCTATTCGCTCGACCTCAAAACTGGAAAGATCGGGCGCTGGACCTACAGCGAAACGAGCGGGCTCAATACGGAAAGCTTCGCCGAGCCGGAACTGGTCCGCTGGAAGAGCTTCGACGGCCGGATGATCTCGGGGGTCTTGTATCGGCCCCCGGCGAAATTCACCGGAAAACGGCCGGTCCTCATCAACATCCACGGCGGCCCGGAGTCTCAGTACCGTCCGGTATTCCTCGGGCGGACAAACTATTACCTGAACGAACTGGGCGTGGCTATCCTGTTCCCGAATATCCGCGGCTCGGCCGGGTACGGCAAGACGTTCCTGAAGCTCGACAATGGCTTCCTGCGCGAGGAGTCCTACAAGGATATCGGCGCGCTGCTCGATTGGATCCCGACGCAGCCCGAGCTCGACGCCGACCGCATCATGGTCACCGGCGGCAGCTACGGCGGCCATATGACCCTGGCGGTGGCCACGAATTACAATGACCGCATTCGCTGTGCGGTGGACATTGTGGGCCCTTCCAATCTCGTGACTTTTCTCCAGAACACTGAAAGCTACCGGCGCGACCTGCGGCGCGTCGAATATGGCGACGAGCGCGACCCCAAGATGCGCGAGTACCTCGAGCGCATCGCCCCGCTCAACAAGGCCGAGAAAACCCGGAAGCCCCTCTTTGTCATTCAGGGCAAGAAC is part of the Candidatus Acidiferrales bacterium genome and encodes:
- a CDS encoding S9 family peptidase encodes the protein MKRFSYVVAVLFFCAVLATPAGGQTGEIAPGDNLVVEGIPKIPAALAETVGRYTEFRSASLQSWHPTRREMLISTRFADTPQVHLVKLPGGARTQLTFFPDRVGGASYSPKRGDFFIFMKDVGGNEVAQGYRYDLATGNITLLTDGKSRHTGGRWSNAGDRFAYGRLRPTPEGIFLDLQVMDPSDAKTDRLLGELKGAGWSPLDWSPDDRKILVGEYISINESYLWLVDAASGEKTLLTPKGGAEKVAYSGGQFSKDGKGIYVTTDKDSEFQRLAYVDLATKAHTYLTRHINWDVEDFDLSPDGKTLAFITNEDGLSVLRLLDTATGKEKPVPRLPIGVIAGLRWHENGRDLGFALSSARSTADVYSLDLKTGKIGRWTYSETSGLNTESFAEPELVRWKSFDGRMISGVLYRPPAKFTGKRPVLINIHGGPESQYRPVFLGRTNYYLNELGVAILFPNIRGSAGYGKTFLKLDNGFLREESYKDIGALLDWIPTQPELDADRIMVTGGSYGGHMTLAVATNYNDRIRCAVDIVGPSNLVTFLQNTESYRRDLRRVEYGDERDPKMREYLERIAPLNKAEKTRKPLFVIQGKNDPRVPLSESEQMVATVRKNGTPVWYLMAKDEGHGFAKKKNQDFQFYSTVAFIQEHLLK